A DNA window from Zingiber officinale cultivar Zhangliang chromosome 3A, Zo_v1.1, whole genome shotgun sequence contains the following coding sequences:
- the LOC122050640 gene encoding uncharacterized protein LOC122050640 — protein sequence METKLNEDSLGPILQRRFVGMGYAHNFDLSNHGRILLLWGMHKVDVDIILTTEQYIHCRVCCRISSKGFLVTFVYGLHSIVTRRPLWEALTDLGDTISESWMIMTDFNSFLLIHEKQGGSPVTNHEMRDMQIYAQACGLVDLLSVGYCLTWSNGNISCKLDRSLVNSFWLMADFDAYAEFTIPGCLLDHSCTIVHTLAKDRAPNRPFKFLNMWTLHKDFLKVVEDSWAAPVIGNAQFILKTKLFQFKKCLRELNKNHFGHISEKARRAKDELTEIQKGILDGGPIPLEYSHVRKKITLLIEAERQFYQQRAKNVYLRNSDKCTKFFHDVVKRNNKRNAIIMLKKRDGEQTTSLGEVAEEFVDYFHGLLGQKEVCVE from the coding sequence ATGGAGACAAAGCTCAATGAAGATTCTTTAGGTCCCATATTACAAAGAAGATTTGTAGGTATGGGTTATGCgcataattttgatttgtctaaccaTGGTAGGATACTTCTTCTTTGGGGCATGCACAAGGTAGATGTGGATATTATCTTGACCACTGAACAATATATACATTGCCGAGTGTGTTGTCGTATCTCTAGCAAGGGATTCTTGGTGACCTTTGTTTATGGTCTTCACTCTATTGTCACAAGAAGGCCGCTGTGGGAAGCTCTTACTGATCTTGGGGATACTATTTCTGAATCTTGGATGATCATGACGGATTTCAACTCATTCCTATTAATTCATGAAAAGCAAGGTGGTTCTCCGGTTACAAATCATGAAATGAGAGACATGCAGATTTATGCTCAAGCTTGTGGTTTGGTGGATCTTCTGTCTGTTGGATATTGTCTTACATGGTCAAATGGTAATATTTCTTGTAAGTTGGATAGATCTCTTGTAAACTCTTTTTGGCTAATGGCAGATTTCGATGCATATGCAGAGTTTACGATCCCTGGATGTCTTTTGGATCATTCTTGCACTATTGTTCATACGCTAGCAAAGGATCGTGCCCCAAATAGACCATTTAAATTCCTCAACATGTGGACATTGCACAAGGATTTCTTGAAGGTTGTGGAGGATTCATGGGCAGCCCCGGTGATAGGCAATGCACAATTCATCCTAAAGACAAAGTTGTTTCAATTTAAGAAGTGTTTGagggaattaaataaaaatcatTTTGGTCACATTTCGGAGAAAGCTAGGAGAGCAAAGGATGAGCTTACGGAGATACAAAAGGGTATTCTTGATGGTGGTCCAATTCCCTTAGAGTATAGCCATGTGAGGAAGAAAATTACCCTACTTATTGAGGCAGAAAGACAATTTTATCAACAAAGGGCAAAAAATGTTTATTTGAGGAATTCGGACAAGTGCACAAAGTTCTTTCATGATGTGGTAAAgagaaacaacaagagaaatgctATCATTATGCTCAAGAAAAGGGATGGGG